The Amycolatopsis coloradensis sequence GGCTTCCTCGGGCCCAACGGTGCCGGGAAGTCGTCGACCCTGCGGATCCTGCTCGGACTGGACCGGCCGACGTCGGGCACCGCGCTGGTCGACGGCGTGCCGTTCGCCGGGCTGCGGGATCCCCTGCGCAAGGTCGGCGCCGTACTCGACGGCTCGGGCGCGCATCGCTCGCGCACCGGCAGGGCGCATCTGAAGTGGGTCGCCGCGGCGGGCGGTATCCCGAGCGGCAGGGTGGACGAGGTCCTCGCGGAGGTCGGACTGTCCGCCGCCGCCGGCAAACGCGTCCGCGGCTACTCGCTGGGGATGGGGCGGCGGCTGGCCCTGGCTGCGGCGCTGCTCGGCGATCCCGAGGCGCTGGTGCTCGACGAACCGGTCAACGGCCTCGATCCAGAGGGTATCCGCTGGATCCGCGGTTTCCTGCGTGAGCGGGCCGCGGCCGGGCGAACCGTCCTGCTATCGAGCCATTTCATGGGAGAACTGTCGGAGACGGTCGACGACGTGGTGGTCATCGACGGCGGCAGGATCGTCGCGCAGGGAACACTCACCGAAGTCGTCGGCAGGCACCGAAGCCTGGAGGACGCCTTCTTCGCGCTCACCACAGAGGTCGTGCGATGAGGGCCTACCGGGGAGAACTGCGCAAGCTCACCTCGCTGCCGTCGGTCTGGGCCGCGGTCGCGGTCGGCGTACTGCTCCCGGCCGCCCTGACGTTCCTCAACGCGAGTGCGGCGGCCCGTCGTGGCGGCAACGTGGACCTCGGATTCCAGGAACTCGCGTTCGGCGTGGTGGGCGCGATCATCCTGGGCGTCGTCGCGGTGAGCAGTGAGTACACCACCGAGGGGGAGAACGCCGGTGGCGGACGCCAGATCACCACGAGCCTCATGGTCGTCCCGTCCCGGCGGCGATTGCTGATCACGAAGCTGGCGGCGATGAGCACCTTGGTCGCGGCGCTGGCGGCGGTTTCCTCGACCATCACCCTCATGACCGTCGAAGCGCCGGGCGCGAGTGATTTCGGGCGCCTGCCCGGAGTCGTCCTCTACTGGGTGCTGACGGCCCTGCTCGCGTCCGGCCTGACCTTGTTGACGCGCAACGGAATCCTGCCGCTCACCGTGCTGATCCTGAACACGTCGGTGGTCACGGTCACTTACCTGCTCGCGAAACTCACGCCGCTGGCCGCGTTCTTCCCCGACCTGGCCGGGTTCCGGATGTTCATCGAGCGGGTGGATCTGCCCGTCCAGCTCGCGCCGGTCACCGGTGGCCTGGTGATGACGGCCTGGGTCGCGGCGCTGCTCGCCGCGGGCTTCCTGGTCTTCCGCGGGAGGGACGCGTGACCGGCGGCCGGGCGATCCGGGCCGAGACCCGCAAACTGCTCAGCCTGCCGGCGACGTATTTCACCCTGCTCGGCACCTTGGGTGTTTCGGCGATCCTCAGCACCGCGTTCTCGCGACAAGACGTCTCACCCGTCGGCCACACCCAGGCCGGGTTCATCGTCCTCGGGGTCATCGCGGTGACGTCGGAGTACAGCGGCGGCCAGATCCACCGGACCCTGACGGCCATGCCACGCCGGATCACCCAGCACCTGGCCAAAATTGCCGCGCTCCTGATCGTGGCCGCCCCGGCGGCCGTCCTCACCGTGCTGGCCGGTGGACCTCGGTCCGCCGTGGTGGGAGCGAGCGCCTACCTCACGCTCACCACGATCCTTTCCGCCACTGTCGCGACGGTCCTGCGGTGGAGTGTCCCGGCGGTGGCCGGGCTGCTCGGGTACTACTTCATCGCGGGCCCGCTTCTCCGGGATCGAGCCCCGTTCGCGGCCTACCTCCCGGACGCCGCGAGCCACGACTTGCGCTCGCTCGGCGGCTCGGCCGTCGTGCTGGGTTGGGTGCTCGTCGCGGTGGGGATTTCCGCGGCCACGTTCCATCGGCGGGACGCTTGACCGCGCCTCAGCTTCGCGGGATCACCAGTCCCAGGTCGTACGCCGTGATCACCAGCTGAGCGCGGTCGCGGGCCGAAAGCTTGCTCAGGAGCCGGCTGATGTGCGTCTTGACCGTCTTGACGGAGATGGTCAGCGTCTCGGCGATCTCGGTGTTGGACAGCCCGCGGCCGACGAACGTGAGGATCTCGATCTCACGTGGGGTCAGCCCGGTGGGAGGGGGCGGGTTCCGGTGCGGCGGCGCCGTGACGTAATGCTCTATCAACCGGGTGAGGATGGCGGGCGCGAACAGGGATTCGCCGGTGTACGTCCGGCGGACGGCGGCGATGAGCTCGTCCGGTTCGGTGTCCTTGAGCAGGAAACCGCTCGCTCCCGCGCGGAGCGCGCCGTAGACGTACTCGTCCAGT is a genomic window containing:
- a CDS encoding response regulator transcription factor, giving the protein MTEPEQPPIRVLLADDQRLLRHSLAIIIDATPDMVVVGQAEDGTQAVEMARRLGPDVVLMDIRMPGQDGIVATKEISACPDLAGTRILVLSMFELDEYVYGALRAGASGFLLKDTEPDELIAAVRRTYTGESLFAPAILTRLIEHYVTAPPHRNPPPPTGLTPREIEILTFVGRGLSNTEIAETLTISVKTVKTHISRLLSKLSARDRAQLVITAYDLGLVIPRS
- a CDS encoding ABC transporter ATP-binding protein — translated: MLKFDRLTKRRGSATILSDVSFEARPGRVTGFLGPNGAGKSSTLRILLGLDRPTSGTALVDGVPFAGLRDPLRKVGAVLDGSGAHRSRTGRAHLKWVAAAGGIPSGRVDEVLAEVGLSAAAGKRVRGYSLGMGRRLALAAALLGDPEALVLDEPVNGLDPEGIRWIRGFLRERAAAGRTVLLSSHFMGELSETVDDVVVIDGGRIVAQGTLTEVVGRHRSLEDAFFALTTEVVR
- a CDS encoding ABC transporter permease yields the protein MRAYRGELRKLTSLPSVWAAVAVGVLLPAALTFLNASAAARRGGNVDLGFQELAFGVVGAIILGVVAVSSEYTTEGENAGGGRQITTSLMVVPSRRRLLITKLAAMSTLVAALAAVSSTITLMTVEAPGASDFGRLPGVVLYWVLTALLASGLTLLTRNGILPLTVLILNTSVVTVTYLLAKLTPLAAFFPDLAGFRMFIERVDLPVQLAPVTGGLVMTAWVAALLAAGFLVFRGRDA